The Campylobacter concisus DNA segment AAAAGTCGTTTGGTATAACGGAATGAACGTCGATAAGGTTCATTTCGAGCAACAAGAAAGATATTTTGAGAGAAATTTAAACCTAAAAACCATCTCTTCTTTTTCAAATTTATATGGTATTTTAGATTTAGAAATTTCAAGCGATCTTTTGCTTCAAGGCAAAATAGGGCTAACTAAAATTTCTTGTATCTCTCAAGATGGCACGATTTTTAACGCGCCAGATCAAGATGAATTACCAGAGCCACTTGAGATAAGCCCAAGTGAGCTAAACTCAGCCATTATAGTGTTAAAACTACCTATTAGCTCAGGTCTGGTTGATATTAGCTTGCAAAATAATTTACCAAATCTAAAATTTACAGCCAAGCAAGCACTTATTAGCTCAAGAGTGCATGATGAAGCTAGCAATGATATATTAAACGAGCTAGACGATAAAGATGATTTTGAACTATCTTCTGCCTTTACGCAAGATAAAGAAAATCTAATCCTAGCAAGCCAAAGATCATCTCTTGGAGTATTTGGCTCAAAGATGCCTTACGAGCTTAGCATACCAATTTATAAAATAAAAAATATAGACCTAAATAAGCAAATAACACTTGACGAAAAATTTATTCCAACTTGTATTGACATCAGTAAAAACACCTTTATAATAAATTTTATAGAGGAGCTTAGCTTTGCTACAAAGCAACATCAAGAGAGTTATTTTGGGTTGTTAGGAGGTGTTGATCAAGCTAAAAATAGACTTGATTTTTCAACATATTTAACACTAAATATGTTGAAAAAATGGCATTTAATATTCTCTTATTTGTTAAAGAAAGATAAATTTCACCCAGAGTATTTGTATGAAAAATTAGTTGATTTTCAGGCTGATCTGTTGGCACTTAGTCACGATAATAGTTTTAGCGAATTTATCGCCTACGATCACAATAATCTAACTCAAACTTTTGTGCCTTTGATAAATAATCTAAGACTTTTATTCTCACATATCTTATCTCCAAAATATATAATGGCACAGATTGTTAAAAATAATCACGGCTTTTACGACTGTATTTTTGATAATCCAAGTATTATTGAAAACTCAGAAATTTATTTTGCTATTCACAGCGATACGAAAAATGAGTATCTTCTTAAAAATTTCAAAGAGCAATGCAAAATCCATACTCAATCAAATATAAAAGGCATAGTTTCATCACAGCTAAGGGGTATAAACGTAGAGCAAATTTCTGTTGTTCCTAGCACTTTACCAAAGTTAAACGATTATATCTATTATAAGATAGACAAAAAAGATGAAATTTTTAAAAGCTTTGCAAATCAAAATGTGATTAGCGTTTATATAACGGCAAATTTACCGAATGCTGACATTAAAATGTGGGCTTTATTATAAGGATAAAAATGAACGAAAATCAAAATGAAACCTCAGTTTTAAGTCAAACAAATCTTTTGGGTCTTGGCACAAATCTTGCACTAGATCATGTGTTACCATTGCTTCTTTTGGCAAATAGGGTTTCAAAATTACAAAATTTTTCACAAAGTGAAATGGCAAATTTACGTGAAAAATTGATAAACGATATCTTAAGCACTACTTCAAAGATATCAAATCTAGGCATTTACGAGGAAGACGATATTATTAGACTTAGATATTGTCTTTGTGTTTTTATAGATGAGAGCTTGCTAAAAAATGAAATTTTTATGAACAGCTTTTGGGCCAATAATACCCTGACAACAAGATTTTTTAATGAAAATCTAGGTGGAAATAAATTCTTTGGCATTATGGATAAGTGGTTTGAAAATGTTGGTAAAAATAAAGATTTCTTAGAATTTATATATGCTTGTTTGGTGCTTGGCTATAAAGGAAAATATGAAACACAAGAAGATTGCAATGAAAAAATTTCTTATCTTTGTGAAAATATAGCTGCAGCCGTTTCTCCGCTCATAAAGGCCGATGAAAATGTATTTGAAAAGAGTTACTTAAAACAGACAAAGAAAAGTTTTCTTGAGGTATTTTCGTTAAAGCGTTTAAAATTTTATTTCATTTTACTAGCCATTGCTATGATTGCAGCTGCATTTTTATATAGTACATATTCTATGGATCAAAACAATATCAGAAACGATAGCATCCTAAATAATAAGATAGAGAATTTTATGGATAATAAGTAAGTGCAAGATAATTTTTGTAATAAATTTAATGAAGATTTTTTAGAGAATGAGCTTTATATTAGTTTAACTGATGAAATGTCAAAGTATAAAACTTTGATGCATGATAGTATAAAGTGGGATTATGTATTTAGCTCATCTTTAAAAGCCTTAAGTGAGTTTAGTCTTGATGCCAAGCTTTTAAATTTTTTAGCGATTTCTGCTATAAATTTAAACGACAAAGAGGCTTTTAGAACACTTATAAAAGCTTTTGCCTTTTTTCTATCTATTTTGAAAAAAGAGCCAAATTTACTTGCAAAAAATGAAAAACAACTACCTGCTAAAAAAAAGATAATAGCTCAAACAATAGAGCTTTTTACGCAAGCTAATGATAAAGCTTTGGATCAAGCTGAAGCAAAAGCCTTTAATGATCTTGTGCCTGAGCTTTCGCAAGAGCTTGGTACACGTTTTGATACACTTTATATAGAAGAAAAAAAAGAAGAAATTTTAAAAGCCAAAGAGCCAAAAGTAATTACTAAAACTGAACCAACTTACCATCAAAACGTTTCATTTAGTGGCAATGATATTAGTACATTTAATGATAGAGAATTTAGAGAATATTTTATAAATTTATCACTAATGCTTTTAAAGAGTGATATTAAAAATTTTACCGCTTATGCTTTAATTTTTGAAGCAATGTGGGGTAGAATAAAGGCACTTCCATCAAGTAGCGACCAAATAACACAGATACGTTATCCCGATGAAAATCTGATTATACTTTTTAAAAAAAGTAATGAACTAAATCTTGACAATTTAGAAAAAATTATAAGAAATTTAGCACTTAATCCATTTTGGATAGAAGGCATTAAGATATTTTGCGAATTTTTAAATAGTGCTGGACTTGCAAGGCAAAGTGATCTTATTTGCGATATGGTTTTAAATTTTATTGATAAATTTCCAGATATAAAAAAGCTCAAATTTCAAAGCGGAGAAGCTTTTTTTAGTGAAGATATAAGTAAATTTTTTATTAAAAGTAACTCTTTGGAATTTACTTCCAGCAGTGATAGTAAAAAAAATATGAGTTTTGAAGATCTAATAAAAGAACTAGACAAAAGCAAGCATGCTTCAAGCGCTCAAAGCGAGCTTAATTTTATGCTTGAATTATCAAAAATTTTTACTGCTCAAGGCATGAATAATAATGCAAAAGCTACCTATGCACAAATAGTTAATTTTATAGAAAATACCGAGCTTAAAGATTATTTATCAGACATATATATAAAGGCAAAAACATTTGTGTGATAAAATATGTTTTTTTAAATCACCTTTAATTTTATTTAAATATAATTCTTAAATCATTTACGAAAAAAGGATGTTACTATGGCAGATAATCTAATCCCACCAAAAGAACGCATAAATATAGTTTATAAAACTAAGACAAATGACCAAGAGGCCGATGTAGAGCTTCCATTAAAACTTATGGTAGTTGCAAATTTAACTGGCGAAAACCAAACTCCACTTGAAGATCGCGAAGTGATTTCTATCAATAAAATAAATTTTGATCAGGTTATGAAAAGCTTAGATATTCATACAAATTTCTCTGTAAAAAATAAGCTAAATTCTAACAATGAAGATTTAAATATTGACCTTGATTTTGAGAGCATCCATGATTTTAATCCAGATAATATTATAAATCAAATTCCTGAGCTAAAAAAACTCTTACAGCTTAGAAAAGCTTTAGTTGCACTAAAAGGTCCTATGGGCAATATGCCTGATTTTAGAAAAGCGGTTTTAGAAGCTATAAAAGATGAAGATAGTAGAAAACAACTTCTTTTAGAGATTAAAGACGAACAAGATAAGGAATAAAAATGTCTGAAACTAAAGTTAAAACTCCTATCATTGAAAGCATAATGCAAAGGAGTAAATATTCAAAAGATGACGAGAGTTATAGTGTTGTAAAGCAAGGAGTTGCTGAGTTTATTTCAAACATAATAACAACAAATAATGCCGAAGATAAAATAAATAAGCTCGCACTTGATGAGATGATAGCTCACATCGATACCCTTTTATCTGCTCAAATGGATGAAATTTTACACAATAAATCTTTTCAAGAGCTAGAATCAACTTGGCGTGGAATTAGATTTTTGGTTGAGAGAACAAATTTTAATGAAAATGTAAAAATTGATCTTTTAGACGCCACAAAAGAAGAAATTTTAGATGATTTTGAAAATAATCTAGATATAACTCAAAGTACACTTTATAAACAAATTTATTCAGCCGAATATGGACAATTTGGTGGTGAACCAGTTGGTGCGATAGTGGCTGACTATGAGCTAGATAAATCAAATCAAGATATGACTTTTTTAAATAAAATGTCATCAATTGCTGCAATGAGCCATTCACCGCTTCTTACATCTCTTTCTGCTAAATTTTTCGGACTTGATAATTTTGGTGAGCTTGAAAATATAAAAGATCTAAAAAGCATGCTAGAAGGCCCACAATATACAAGATGGAGAACTTTTAGAGAAAATGAAGATGCAAAATACACAGGTTGTATGGTAAATAGATTTCTTACAAGATCTCCTTATGTGCCAGAGGATAATCCTATAAAGAGCTTTAATTATAGAGAAACTGTAAATAATCACGATGATATGCTTTGGGGCAATGGAGCTTATGCGTTTGCTACAAGGCTTACAGATAGTTTTGCTGATTATAGATGGTGCGGTAATATCATTGGACCAAAAGGTGGCGGTGCTGTAAAGGATCTTCCAACTTATACTTATGAAAATTATGGAAGCGTTCAAACAAAAATTCCAACCGAAGTTTTGATCACAGATAGAAGAGAATTTGAACTTTCAGAAAATGGATTTATCGCTCTTACTTTAAGAAGAGATAGCAATAACGCTGCATTTTTCTCAGCAAACTCTGCACTAAAGCCTAAAATTTTCCCAAATACTCCAGAAGGTAAAGCTGCTGAGACAAATTTCAGGCTCGGAACTCAACTGCCTTATGTGTTCTTGATCTCTCGTTTGGCTCATTATCTAAAAGTGCTTCAAAGAGAAGAGATAGGTACATGGAAAGAGCGTAGTGATGTTGAGCGCGGCTTAAATGAATGGCTAAGACAATACATCTCAGATCAGGAAAATCCACCAGCAGATGTTAGAAGCAGAAGGCCATTTAGAAGTGCAAAGGTTATCGTCAGTGATATAGCCGGCGAGCCGGGCTGGTATAAAATAGAGCTTTTGGCTAGACCTCACTTTAAATTTATGGGAGCAAATTTCGAGCTTTCTTTGGTCGGAAAACTAGACAAAGAGTAAGCTTGCTATGTCGCTGATAGATAAAATTTTGTATCAATTTAGTGATGAATCAAAGCTACGTCCATATTTTAAAGATCTAGACAGCGACATAAAAGATCACATTGATACTATCTTAAACTCTAGACTTGGTAACTACGGCCGATTAAATGATAGCATTATTGATCTTTGGTCGATGGGTGTTGAGATAAATGAGCTTGGTCATAAACTTGGCATGGCAATATATGAACTAATCAGCTCAAATGAGAATAGAATAGAAGTAACATCTATCGGATACGATGACTCACTAAAGCCTTGGCGTATCATCTTTAATATAAACTACAAGCATAAAAACGATAATTTCAAAGAGTATTTGCTAAAAGTTATTTTTAAAAACAATAGATATTGTGAGATTTTATAATGGATTATAATGAAAATAATCTAGCTTATTTTCAAAAAGAGATGGCATATCTTGATGAAACAAGAGCCCTTTTTATTAAAAATTTTCCAAAAGTAGCACCCTTTTTAGATACTAAAAGCAAAGATCCTGATGTTGAGAGCATAATAGAAAATATGGCTATTTTAACATCTAGGATCAGGCAAGAACTAGATGAAAATATCCCGCTAATCGCTGAGTCTTTAGTAAATATTTTAATGCCAAGCTATACAAATCCTTTTCCATCAGTTTGTATGCAAGAATTTACCTTAAGAGATGACTTCTCGGGGGTGAGAGAATTTATACCAAAAGGAAGTATAGTTGAGTCAAAGAAGATCAATGGCATAACGTGCAAATTCCAAACGATCTTTGACATAAATTTGCTTCCATTAAAGATAACAAAAGCTTTTATGTCAAATAATAAGAGTGATTATCTTCTAAATTTAAATATAAGCGTTACAAAGGACGAGCTTAGCACTAAAGAACTTGATATAGACTTTTTAAATTTATATCTTGGAGATAATGTTTACTTCTCTTCTACGCTCTTAATGTGGCTAAAAAATTACTTGAAATTTATTGCAATAAGTTTTGAAGATAGCGATCAAGAGATAAAGTTAAGCCCTGATAAACTTAGTTTGGACAAGTTTGATGAGCGTTTGATAAAGAGTGATGAGTTTGGATTTGAAGCATTTGAGCTTTTAAAAGAGCTATCATTTTTCCCTTCAAAGTTAAATTTTGTGCGATTAAATGGACTTAGCTTTCTTAAAAATTTTTCTACAAAAAGCTTTAATATTAAATTCATATTTTCAAAAGATATGCCAAGTGGATATGTGCCAAGGCTAGAATATTTTTCTCTTTTTGTTACGCCTGCAATAAATTTATTTGCAATGAGTGCCGAACCTATTTTGAATAACAATAGACGAAGCGAATATAGAATTTTTCTAGATCGCTCAAATATCGATGCTTATGAAATCGTTTCAATAAATAAGGTGGTCGCTCATAGTAGTAATAATGAAAAAAGGATATTAAAAAACTATAAAAGTTTTGAGAGATTTGAATTTTTAAATGATGAGCGAGCAAAAGATTATTATTTTGTCAGCAATAAAACAGATATAAAACTAAACTCTTATAAAGAAATTTCTTTTTTTAAAAGTGACTCTAAAGATCAAACCATTAGCATAGATGCACTTTGCTGCAATGGTGATTTACCTTGCAAGCTAAAACTTGGCGAGATAGATAGAGTGTTATCCCATCAAGGTGTAACAACTAAAAATTTAACCATTCCAACCAGTGTAAAGCGAGTAAAAATAGATGGAAATCTTCTTTGGAAACTAGTTAGCATATTATCTTTTAGCTATCAAAGTATACTAGAGAAGGGCTCTTTTTTAGCACTTCTTAATACCTTTAGCACACCAGATGATGAGTTTTTTAAAAAATTTGCTAACTCGCTTTATGATATAAAAACAAAGCAAATTTATAGAGTTGAACAAGGCTTTGCAAAAAGAGGGTTGCTCTGTATATTTTATATAGATGAAAGTGAATTTGAGAGTATTGGAAATGTCTATGTTTTAGGTATAAATTTGGCTAAATTTTTATCAAAATTTGCATCAATTAATTCATTTTGCGAGCTTAAAATAAAGTGTATAAAGAGCAAAATTTTGCTTAATTATGACTTTTTAGGTGGTACAAAAAAATTAATATGAACAAAGAACTAAATCAAGCTTCTTTTTTTAAGTTAGTAAAAAACTGCCTAAAGCACCATGATAGAAGAGATATTTTTTTAAAAAATAGCCCAAGTTTTGCTTATCCGATTAATGAGCTTGAGAGCTTAAGTAAAGAGGATGCAGTAAAAATCGTCATAAATTTTATGGGTCTTTTGGGAAGTGGCTCGCATCTTACAAGCTATATTTTGGAGAAGATTTCAAAGAGTAGCGATAATAATTTCGAGAAATTTTTTGACTTTTTTGATAATTACTTGCTTTGGCTTTTCTTTGATAGCATTAGTTTAAAAAATTATGCAAGATCCTTTGAAAAAGAGCTTGATGATAAAATTTCAAAGATTTTATTGGATATATTAAACATAAGCAATAAAAAATTAGCAAAAAAATTCTTACCATTTTCTCCGCTTATTATTAGCCAAAGAAGGCCTAAAAAAGAGATCGAGTTCGCCTTGCAGCGTCATTTTAATTTAAAAAATAAACTATTTTTGCTAGAAAATCTACCAAATCAAATTTTCATAGCGCCTTCAAATTTAAATTCACTTGGTATCAAAAATAGGACTTTGGGCAGAAATTTTATACTTGGTAAAAAGCTTTTTGAGAAACAAACTAAGATAGCAGTTTATATAAATGGCATAGATTATGAAGAAGCTATTGATTTTTTCCCAAAAAGAAGAAAATTTAAAGAGCTTCAAGATACTCTTATCTTTTTTACGAACAATGAATTTGTTGCCGATTTATACATAAAAATAAACTATTCTCCAAAGATGCAATTAAAGCTTGGGATAGATGAAAGTTATAGTAAAATAGGCCTTGGTGCAAGGCTTAAAAGTAATAAAAATATGTCAAATTTTATAAAATTTAGGCTTTGCTCTTAAATTTTTAGATATAAAATCTAAAATATTTGTTATTATTACATTAAAGAAATATATTTATTTGTAAAAGGATGTGCATCAATGGCATTTATCGATTACCTAAGAAGATTTTTTGTCTTTTTTAGATTCAAACACAGTACAATTTTGGTAGCTTCTATTGCATTAAGTATTTTATTTTGGCTTTATGCTCCACTTATAGCTTTTAACGATGTATATAGCTTTGCTAGTATAAGTTCAAGAGTCACTATATTAATTGCATTTTGGGCAGTTATTTTATTTTTTGTTTTAATCAAGCCATTAATGCACTATTTAGCATCTCAAAAAGATGAAAAAAATAATAAGCTAAAAGAGATAAAAAAAGAGTCTATGGATAGTTTTGGTAAGGCAAAAAGAAATTTTATGCTTTCTTTGAAAGATGCCAAAACGACTTGGAAAAAAGATATAAATTTTAAAAAATTACCTTTAATAATGATAATGGGTAACGAAGGTGCTGGAAAGAGCGCATTTATAAACTACTCAAATATCGAATTTCCACTATCTGATAGTTTAGATACTTATAAAAAAATACATAAAAGTACGACAAACTTTAATCTTTATATTTCAAAATTTGGTGCACTTTTAGATACTGAGGGTATACATTTCGCACAGGAGAGCTTGTATCAGCCAACAGCTACTGAAGAGCTTCCCGAAGATGATGTGGATAAAAATAGGGATTACTTGCTTAAAAAAAGTATCTGGAGTGAATTTTTAAACTTTTTAAAACGAAATGATTTTAACGCTAGATTAAGTGGTGCGGTTTTAATCATAGATACTAAAAAATTCCTTGAAGGCACGCAAGAATATTTTGATGAATTAATTAGATATATGATAAAAAGGGTTAATGACTGTGAGAAACATCTAAAGACTAAATTTCCTATTTATATTGTTTTTAGCAAGCTTGACTTAATAGATGGCATGGGAGATTATTTTAGGCTTTTCAATGAAGATGTGGCAAATAAGGCTCTAGGAATAAACTTAGATTCAAATTTCTCAAAACAATCACTAGAAACAGAGCTAAAAAGCCTAAGCGAGTCACTATTTAAACATCTCATGAGTAAGAACTCGATTTCGCATTTATTGGAAGACAAAAAACGTTCATATCTATTTTTAAAACAACTTGACAATTTTTTTGCTTTAGTGAAAGATTTTGTAACAAAGTTAAGCTCTCAAAATGCACTTAAAAATAGCTCAACCATAAATGGAATTTATTTCGTCAGTGCTTATCAAGAAAATATACCTATAAACTACCTTACAAATACTATTTGCGATAGATATAACATCAAAAAACCACTTTTAAGAGCGGTAAATAACTATAGTAAACAAAGCTATTTTGTAAAATCATTTTTAAAAGAGATAGCTTTTAAAGCTAACTTAAATAAATTTGGCGCTCAAAATAGATTTACAAAATTTGTAAATTTTGTTTTAGTAGCCATACTTTGCGCTGGAGTATATTTGGGTTCTAGTTTTATTCTAGACACCAAAAACATAAAAGAGCAAAATGCTATAAATAATGCAAATAAAATTTCTTCATACCTTGATGGTAAAAAATACAAGGATCTCTCTCCAACACAAAAGATTGAGCTTCTAAATTTACTAAAACAAAGTCTAAATGACTATCCAAGAATCTTTAGTGGTGATACTAAATTTGAGTATATAACACTAGATACTTCTTATAAAGGCTTTACTCCAGTTAAAGCG contains these protein-coding regions:
- the tssK gene encoding type VI secretion system baseplate subunit TssK, producing MSEKLKVVWYNGMNVDKVHFEQQERYFERNLNLKTISSFSNLYGILDLEISSDLLLQGKIGLTKISCISQDGTIFNAPDQDELPEPLEISPSELNSAIIVLKLPISSGLVDISLQNNLPNLKFTAKQALISSRVHDEASNDILNELDDKDDFELSSAFTQDKENLILASQRSSLGVFGSKMPYELSIPIYKIKNIDLNKQITLDEKFIPTCIDISKNTFIINFIEELSFATKQHQESYFGLLGGVDQAKNRLDFSTYLTLNMLKKWHLIFSYLLKKDKFHPEYLYEKLVDFQADLLALSHDNSFSEFIAYDHNNLTQTFVPLINNLRLLFSHILSPKYIMAQIVKNNHGFYDCIFDNPSIIENSEIYFAIHSDTKNEYLLKNFKEQCKIHTQSNIKGIVSSQLRGINVEQISVVPSTLPKLNDYIYYKIDKKDEIFKSFANQNVISVYITANLPNADIKMWALL
- the icmH gene encoding type IVB secretion system protein IcmH/DotU; translation: MNENQNETSVLSQTNLLGLGTNLALDHVLPLLLLANRVSKLQNFSQSEMANLREKLINDILSTTSKISNLGIYEEDDIIRLRYCLCVFIDESLLKNEIFMNSFWANNTLTTRFFNENLGGNKFFGIMDKWFENVGKNKDFLEFIYACLVLGYKGKYETQEDCNEKISYLCENIAAAVSPLIKADENVFEKSYLKQTKKSFLEVFSLKRLKFYFILLAIAMIAAAFLYSTYSMDQNNIRNDSILNNKIENFMDNK
- a CDS encoding type VI secretion system domain-containing protein, coding for MQDNFCNKFNEDFLENELYISLTDEMSKYKTLMHDSIKWDYVFSSSLKALSEFSLDAKLLNFLAISAINLNDKEAFRTLIKAFAFFLSILKKEPNLLAKNEKQLPAKKKIIAQTIELFTQANDKALDQAEAKAFNDLVPELSQELGTRFDTLYIEEKKEEILKAKEPKVITKTEPTYHQNVSFSGNDISTFNDREFREYFINLSLMLLKSDIKNFTAYALIFEAMWGRIKALPSSSDQITQIRYPDENLIILFKKSNELNLDNLEKIIRNLALNPFWIEGIKIFCEFLNSAGLARQSDLICDMVLNFIDKFPDIKKLKFQSGEAFFSEDISKFFIKSNSLEFTSSSDSKKNMSFEDLIKELDKSKHASSAQSELNFMLELSKIFTAQGMNNNAKATYAQIVNFIENTELKDYLSDIYIKAKTFV
- the tssB gene encoding type VI secretion system contractile sheath small subunit — translated: MADNLIPPKERINIVYKTKTNDQEADVELPLKLMVVANLTGENQTPLEDREVISINKINFDQVMKSLDIHTNFSVKNKLNSNNEDLNIDLDFESIHDFNPDNIINQIPELKKLLQLRKALVALKGPMGNMPDFRKAVLEAIKDEDSRKQLLLEIKDEQDKE
- the tssC gene encoding type VI secretion system contractile sheath large subunit, with translation MSETKVKTPIIESIMQRSKYSKDDESYSVVKQGVAEFISNIITTNNAEDKINKLALDEMIAHIDTLLSAQMDEILHNKSFQELESTWRGIRFLVERTNFNENVKIDLLDATKEEILDDFENNLDITQSTLYKQIYSAEYGQFGGEPVGAIVADYELDKSNQDMTFLNKMSSIAAMSHSPLLTSLSAKFFGLDNFGELENIKDLKSMLEGPQYTRWRTFRENEDAKYTGCMVNRFLTRSPYVPEDNPIKSFNYRETVNNHDDMLWGNGAYAFATRLTDSFADYRWCGNIIGPKGGGAVKDLPTYTYENYGSVQTKIPTEVLITDRREFELSENGFIALTLRRDSNNAAFFSANSALKPKIFPNTPEGKAAETNFRLGTQLPYVFLISRLAHYLKVLQREEIGTWKERSDVERGLNEWLRQYISDQENPPADVRSRRPFRSAKVIVSDIAGEPGWYKIELLARPHFKFMGANFELSLVGKLDKE
- a CDS encoding type VI secretion system baseplate subunit TssE, which codes for MSLIDKILYQFSDESKLRPYFKDLDSDIKDHIDTILNSRLGNYGRLNDSIIDLWSMGVEINELGHKLGMAIYELISSNENRIEVTSIGYDDSLKPWRIIFNINYKHKNDNFKEYLLKVIFKNNRYCEIL
- the tssF gene encoding type VI secretion system baseplate subunit TssF produces the protein MDYNENNLAYFQKEMAYLDETRALFIKNFPKVAPFLDTKSKDPDVESIIENMAILTSRIRQELDENIPLIAESLVNILMPSYTNPFPSVCMQEFTLRDDFSGVREFIPKGSIVESKKINGITCKFQTIFDINLLPLKITKAFMSNNKSDYLLNLNISVTKDELSTKELDIDFLNLYLGDNVYFSSTLLMWLKNYLKFIAISFEDSDQEIKLSPDKLSLDKFDERLIKSDEFGFEAFELLKELSFFPSKLNFVRLNGLSFLKNFSTKSFNIKFIFSKDMPSGYVPRLEYFSLFVTPAINLFAMSAEPILNNNRRSEYRIFLDRSNIDAYEIVSINKVVAHSSNNEKRILKNYKSFERFEFLNDERAKDYYFVSNKTDIKLNSYKEISFFKSDSKDQTISIDALCCNGDLPCKLKLGEIDRVLSHQGVTTKNLTIPTSVKRVKIDGNLLWKLVSILSFSYQSILEKGSFLALLNTFSTPDDEFFKKFANSLYDIKTKQIYRVEQGFAKRGLLCIFYIDESEFESIGNVYVLGINLAKFLSKFASINSFCELKIKCIKSKILLNYDFLGGTKKLI
- a CDS encoding type VI secretion system baseplate subunit TssG, producing the protein MNKELNQASFFKLVKNCLKHHDRRDIFLKNSPSFAYPINELESLSKEDAVKIVINFMGLLGSGSHLTSYILEKISKSSDNNFEKFFDFFDNYLLWLFFDSISLKNYARSFEKELDDKISKILLDILNISNKKLAKKFLPFSPLIISQRRPKKEIEFALQRHFNLKNKLFLLENLPNQIFIAPSNLNSLGIKNRTLGRNFILGKKLFEKQTKIAVYINGIDYEEAIDFFPKRRKFKELQDTLIFFTNNEFVADLYIKINYSPKMQLKLGIDESYSKIGLGARLKSNKNMSNFIKFRLCS